The Candidatus Reconcilbacillus cellulovorans sequence GGTCATTCGTGCGATCCGCCGATATCTCGACGACCTCGGCTTTCTTGAGGTCGAAACGCCGACGATGCACACGGTCGCCGGCGGCGCGGCCGCTCGGCCGTTTATCACCCACCACAACGCGCTGGACATGGACCTGTATTTGCGGATCGCGATCGAACTGCATTTGAAGCGGTTGATCGTCGGCGGCCTGGAGAAAGTTTACGAGATCGGGCGCGTTTATCGCAACGAAGGCATTTCAACCCGGCACAACCCCGAGTTTACGATGCTGGAGCTGTACGAGGCGTACGCCGACTTTGAAGACATCATGCGGCTGACGGAAAACATGATCGAACACGTCGCCCGCGAAGTGCTCGGCACGACCGAGATCTCGTACCAGGGCACGCCGATCAGTCTTCGCGCGCCGTGGCGGCGCGTGTCGATGACGGAGGCGATCCGGCAGGCGACGGGCGTCGATTTTTCGCACGAGATGAGCGACGCGGAAGCTCGAAGCCTGGCGGAACAGCGCGGCTTGCCCGTGACTTCGGACATGACGTTCGGTCACGTCGTCAATCTGTTTTTCGAGACGTTCGTCGAGGAAACGCTTGTTCAGCCTACGTTCGTGACCGGCTACCCGGTCGAAATCTCTCCGCTTGCGCGCAAAAACCGTAACGATCCGCGTTTTACGGACCGGTTCGAGCTTTACATCGCGGGGCGGGAGTACGCGAACGCGTTTACCGAGCTGAACGACCCGATCGACCAGCGGCAACGCTTCGAGGCGCAGCTCGCCGAACGCGCGCGCGGCAACGACGAGGCGCACATGATGGACGAAGATTTCCTGCGCGCCCTCGAATACGGCATGCCGCCGACGGGGGGGCTCGGCGTCGGCATCGACCGGCTCGTCATGCTGCTGACCGATGCACCCTCCATCCGCGACGTGCTTCTTTTTCCACTGATGCGCGACCGCGACTGAAAACTGTTGAACAAAAGGGGAGGCGTTGGCCTCTCTTTTTTTTGCAGGCGCGTTGTATAATGCGGACAAGGGGGGATCGCCGTGGTCCGCATGTGGCGCGGCTGGCCGAGATGGCGCTTCGTCAAGATCAAGCACAGGCTGTTCGCCCTCTTTGCGTTTTTCGCCGCGTTTCTGGGCCTGTCGGCAGCGGCGATGCTGCAGTACGTCTACCGCGTATACGACGCGCATCTGTACGAGGAATCTGCGAGATCGCTCAACATTTCCTTGCGCACGGTGGACATGGAGCTGAAACAGATCGAGCGGTTGTCGTTCAACATC is a genomic window containing:
- a CDS encoding lysine--tRNA ligase, with amino-acid sequence MNHESELNPLIQVRLQKMEELRRLGIDPFGHRFERTHTAADILARYGDLPADELEQLAPDVRIAGRIMQRRDMGKAGFAHLLDATGKIQIYVREDEIGAERKRIYDLLDIGDIVGVSGRVFKTRTGETTVRVRELEVLTKSLYPLPEKYHGLRDVETRYRQRYLDLIMNPDVRQTFVTRSRVIRAIRRYLDDLGFLEVETPTMHTVAGGAAARPFITHHNALDMDLYLRIAIELHLKRLIVGGLEKVYEIGRVYRNEGISTRHNPEFTMLELYEAYADFEDIMRLTENMIEHVAREVLGTTEISYQGTPISLRAPWRRVSMTEAIRQATGVDFSHEMSDAEARSLAEQRGLPVTSDMTFGHVVNLFFETFVEETLVQPTFVTGYPVEISPLARKNRNDPRFTDRFELYIAGREYANAFTELNDPIDQRQRFEAQLAERARGNDEAHMMDEDFLRALEYGMPPTGGLGVGIDRLVMLLTDAPSIRDVLLFPLMRDRD